Proteins encoded within one genomic window of Humulus lupulus chromosome 1, drHumLupu1.1, whole genome shotgun sequence:
- the LOC133815520 gene encoding T-complex protein 1 subunit theta-like yields the protein MTHEEVDGGTSSGEETEEILIHSADQLENYAKTEEAKVEELIKAVANSGAKVIVSGAAVGEMALHFYERYKYITFYCVFLLINLLIFKTYL from the exons ATGACCCATGAAGAGGTGGATGGTGGAACCTCCAGTGGTGAAGAGACCGAAGAAATTCTGATTCATAGTGCTGACCAG CTAGAAAATTATGCGAAAACTGAAGAAGCTAAAGTTGAGGAGCTTATAAAGGCAGTTGCTAATTCCGGTGCCAAAGTAATTGTTAGTGGAGCAGCAGTTGGGGAGATGGCACTTCATTTCTATGAGCGCTACAAGTATATCACCTTCTATTGTGtttttttattgattaacttaCTAATTTTCAAAACATACTTGTGA